A region of Beijerinckia sp. 28-YEA-48 DNA encodes the following proteins:
- the mscL gene encoding large conductance mechanosensitive channel protein MscL translates to MLEEFKKFIMRGNVIDLAVGVIVGAAFSKIVDSLVGDLIMPIVAVLTGGGVDFSNLFVPLSKAVTAAGLEEARRQGPVLAVGNFITVAINFILLAFVIFLFVKLVNKMRGPDPAPAAAPPPPRSEKLLEEIRDALVKK, encoded by the coding sequence ATGTTAGAAGAATTCAAAAAATTTATTATGCGCGGCAATGTCATCGACTTGGCGGTCGGTGTCATCGTCGGCGCGGCTTTCAGCAAAATCGTCGACTCCTTGGTCGGCGACCTCATTATGCCCATCGTCGCAGTGCTGACGGGTGGCGGCGTCGATTTCTCGAACCTCTTCGTCCCCTTGTCCAAGGCGGTGACGGCCGCCGGCCTGGAGGAAGCCAGACGACAGGGTCCGGTCCTGGCCGTCGGCAATTTCATTACGGTCGCCATCAATTTCATCCTGCTGGCCTTCGTCATCTTCCTCTTCGTCAAGCTGGTGAACAAGATGCGTGGCCCGGATCCGGCCCCCGCCGCGGCCCCGCCCCCGCCCCGTTCGGAAAAGCTGCTCGAGGAAATCCGCGACGCGCTGGTGAAAAAATAG
- the hemA gene encoding 5-aminolevulinate synthase — protein MDYRRFFSAAIGQLRGESRYRVFADLERDASRFPHATWYPNVGDLSGTARDIVIWCSNDYLGMGQHPVVVAATTEAVLQHGAGAGGTRNISGNNHPLVRLEAELAGLHGKQAALAFTSGWISNLAAIGTIAPLLPNCLIISDALNHNSMIEGIKRSGCEKQIFRHNDLVHLEELLDAAGPERAKMIVFESLYSMDGDIAPVGRIAELAKKYGALTYVDEVHAVGMYGDHGGGICEREGVMKQMDVIEGTLAKGFGTLGGYIAADSIIIDAVRSYAPSFIFTTALPPAVAAGAHAAVRHLKASTEERQRHQRQVALTKAALRDANLPLMDNTSHIVPLFVGDAELCKTASDMLLERHHIYIQPINYPTVARGTERLRITPTPLHTEAHIEHLVEAVRDVWQRLGLPRKVPQNISAAGFGAVAAE, from the coding sequence ATGGATTACAGGCGTTTTTTCAGTGCCGCGATCGGCCAGCTCAGGGGCGAGAGCCGTTACCGCGTTTTTGCCGATCTTGAACGTGACGCCAGCCGTTTTCCCCATGCGACCTGGTACCCCAATGTCGGCGATCTGAGCGGCACCGCCCGCGACATCGTCATCTGGTGCTCCAACGATTATCTCGGCATGGGCCAGCATCCGGTGGTCGTGGCGGCCACCACGGAAGCGGTCCTACAGCACGGCGCTGGCGCCGGCGGCACCCGCAATATTTCCGGCAACAATCATCCGCTGGTTCGGCTGGAAGCTGAGCTTGCTGGCCTGCACGGTAAGCAGGCGGCGCTCGCCTTCACCTCGGGCTGGATTTCCAATCTAGCCGCCATCGGCACGATCGCGCCGCTGCTGCCCAACTGCCTGATCATCTCCGACGCGCTGAACCACAATTCGATGATTGAGGGTATCAAGCGCTCGGGCTGCGAGAAGCAGATCTTCCGCCACAACGATCTGGTGCATCTGGAAGAGCTTCTCGACGCGGCCGGCCCCGAGCGGGCCAAGATGATTGTCTTCGAAAGCCTCTATTCGATGGACGGCGATATCGCGCCGGTCGGTCGCATCGCCGAACTGGCGAAGAAATACGGCGCCCTGACCTATGTGGACGAAGTCCATGCGGTGGGCATGTATGGCGATCATGGCGGTGGCATCTGCGAGCGCGAAGGCGTGATGAAGCAGATGGACGTGATCGAGGGTACGCTCGCCAAGGGCTTTGGCACCCTCGGCGGTTATATCGCCGCCGACAGCATCATCATCGACGCCGTGCGCAGCTATGCGCCGTCGTTCATCTTCACCACGGCGTTGCCGCCGGCGGTCGCCGCGGGCGCCCATGCCGCCGTGCGCCACCTGAAGGCCTCGACCGAGGAACGCCAGCGCCATCAGCGCCAGGTCGCACTCACCAAAGCGGCGCTGCGCGACGCCAATCTGCCGCTGATGGACAACACGTCCCACATCGTGCCGTTGTTCGTCGGCGACGCCGAACTGTGCAAAACGGCGAGCGACATGCTGCTGGAGCGCCACCACATCTACATCCAGCCGATCAATTATCCGACCGTGGCGCGTGGCACGGAGCGTCTGCGCATCACGCCGACGCCGCTGCACACCGAAGCCCACATCGAGCATCTGGTGGAAGCGGTGCGCGATGTCTGGCAACGTCTCGGCCTGCCGCGCAAGGTGCCGCAAAATATCTCGGCCGCGGGCTTTGGCGCAGTCGCCGCCGAGTAA
- a CDS encoding ABC transporter substrate-binding protein: MSMRSGLAAASLVFLLAVSPAAAQKAKGTLRIAFTDPISSALLHDDPKPETGLTSAAVFDTLLCFDRTNGELKPMLATSWTHVGERIIEMKLREDVKFHDGSPFDADDAVYTLNWLVDPRNNIRFGGNFDWLQKAEKVDRYTIRIIEKFPSPLALLRLSTGAPMLPSDKHSGFGESGDFGRKSPIGTGGYRVEFIDSTRGIMLVRNPDYPQGGACTPKPSIERVHLIPIPDAQTQIAQLMTDGVDLIRITTRDQAEMLGSNPAFSVTASQAITFHYMAMDAIGRSGNAALQKFDVRKALVQALDRQRLAASVVPGGDAVRPVDSFCFPIQRGCSFTNKPYPYDVAAAKKLLVDAGYPNGFDVEINATPGSYDLGEAIAGELRRVGVRATVARLTFGAYRQRQREGKQQILVGQWTNGGFPDVSGTADFFFNNGDRDYWRDPEINTFAHEALSTVDEVIRRRLYARIFDRANAQAYVLPISTKPDVFVHTRDLEIATGSLNVFGSELSLMRWK; the protein is encoded by the coding sequence ATGTCGATGCGGTCTGGACTTGCTGCTGCCAGTCTCGTTTTTCTCTTGGCCGTTTCTCCGGCTGCTGCCCAGAAAGCCAAGGGCACGCTGCGGATCGCCTTTACCGATCCGATCAGTTCAGCGCTTCTCCACGACGATCCAAAGCCGGAAACCGGCCTGACTTCGGCGGCTGTGTTCGACACGCTGCTCTGTTTTGATCGCACCAATGGCGAGCTGAAACCGATGCTGGCCACGTCCTGGACGCATGTCGGTGAGCGGATCATCGAGATGAAATTGCGCGAGGACGTGAAATTCCACGATGGCTCGCCGTTCGATGCCGACGATGCGGTCTATACGCTCAACTGGCTTGTCGATCCACGCAACAACATCCGCTTCGGCGGCAATTTCGACTGGCTGCAGAAGGCCGAAAAGGTCGACCGCTATACCATTCGCATCATCGAAAAATTCCCGAGCCCGCTGGCGTTGCTGCGCCTGTCGACGGGCGCGCCCATGCTGCCGTCGGACAAGCACAGCGGTTTTGGCGAGAGCGGCGATTTTGGCCGCAAGTCTCCCATCGGCACCGGTGGCTATCGCGTCGAATTTATTGATTCGACGCGCGGCATCATGCTGGTGCGCAATCCCGATTATCCGCAAGGCGGCGCCTGCACGCCGAAGCCGAGCATCGAGCGCGTGCATCTGATTCCGATCCCGGATGCGCAGACGCAGATCGCGCAATTGATGACCGATGGCGTCGATCTCATCCGCATCACCACCCGCGACCAGGCGGAGATGCTGGGAAGCAATCCTGCGTTTTCCGTCACCGCCAGTCAGGCGATCACGTTCCACTATATGGCGATGGATGCCATTGGCCGTTCTGGCAACGCCGCGCTGCAGAAGTTCGATGTGCGCAAGGCTTTGGTCCAGGCGCTCGACCGGCAGCGTCTGGCGGCCAGCGTCGTGCCCGGTGGTGACGCGGTGCGGCCCGTTGATTCCTTCTGCTTTCCTATCCAGCGTGGGTGCAGCTTCACCAACAAGCCATATCCTTACGATGTCGCGGCGGCGAAGAAGCTCCTGGTGGACGCAGGCTATCCCAATGGCTTCGATGTCGAGATCAATGCTACGCCCGGTTCATACGATCTGGGCGAGGCGATCGCTGGCGAACTGCGTCGCGTCGGCGTGCGCGCCACCGTTGCCCGGCTGACCTTTGGCGCCTATCGCCAGCGCCAGCGCGAGGGCAAGCAGCAGATTCTCGTCGGCCAGTGGACCAATGGTGGCTTTCCAGATGTGTCGGGGACAGCCGATTTCTTTTTCAACAATGGCGATCGTGACTATTGGCGCGACCCGGAAATCAACACGTTCGCCCATGAGGCGCTGTCGACCGTTGATGAGGTGATCCGCCGCCGCCTCTATGCCCGGATTTTCGACCGCGCCAACGCGCAAGCCTATGTGCTGCCGATCTCGACCAAGCCGGACGTTTTCGTCCACACCCGGGACCTGGAGATCGCCACCGGCTCGCTCAACGTCTTCGGCAGCGAGCTGTCGCTGATGCGCTGGAAATAG
- a CDS encoding HPr family phosphocarrier protein has translation MTDDILEDCPPTPDFPGCIVREMPIINRKGLHARATAKFVQCVEQFDAVVSVYRCGETVGGTSIMGILTLGAGLGTSITVAAQGSEAREAIDALAGLVANRFGEDE, from the coding sequence ATGACAGACGACATCTTGGAAGATTGTCCGCCGACCCCAGATTTTCCCGGCTGTATCGTCCGGGAAATGCCGATCATCAATCGTAAGGGCCTGCACGCTCGCGCCACAGCCAAATTCGTTCAATGCGTCGAGCAATTTGATGCGGTGGTCTCCGTCTACCGGTGCGGTGAGACGGTGGGGGGCACCTCGATCATGGGCATCCTGACGCTGGGCGCCGGCCTTGGCACGTCCATCACCGTCGCCGCACAGGGCAGCGAGGCCCGTGAGGCCATCGACGCGCTGGCCGGTTTGGTGGCCAACCGCTTCGGCGAAGACGAGTAA
- a CDS encoding PTS sugar transporter subunit IIA: MIGMVLVTHGHLATEFRAALEHVVGPQKQLETITIGPDDDMESRRKDIVSAVEGVNTGDGVVVLTDMFGGTPSNLAISIMDGAKVDVVAGINLPMLIKLASVRDDARLEEAVIQAQDAGRKYISVASRILNGK; this comes from the coding sequence ATGATCGGAATGGTCCTGGTGACACATGGTCACCTTGCGACGGAGTTCCGTGCTGCACTTGAGCACGTGGTCGGTCCGCAAAAGCAGCTCGAAACGATTACCATTGGTCCCGACGACGACATGGAGAGTCGGCGTAAGGACATCGTCTCCGCGGTCGAAGGTGTGAACACCGGCGATGGCGTTGTGGTGCTCACCGATATGTTCGGCGGCACCCCCTCCAATCTGGCGATTTCGATCATGGACGGCGCCAAGGTGGACGTCGTGGCCGGGATCAATCTGCCCATGCTGATCAAGCTCGCGTCGGTCCGTGACGACGCCCGACTTGAGGAGGCGGTGATTCAGGCGCAAGATGCGGGACGGAAATACATTTCCGTAGCCAGCCGGATTTTGAACGGGAAATGA
- a CDS encoding sensor histidine kinase, whose product MSVEAQDGEIPATASAPAPRRRSLAGRTRLLRRTLAAPFASSLTRRIVALNLGGLVALLIGFLYLNQFREGLIDARIETLKTQGEIIAAAISASATVETDSITVDPEKLLQLAPGQSTGPGEDSDALEFSINPDSIGPVLRRLVGPTRTRARIYDRDGYLLLDSRSMTDRSTILRFDLPDGGKEEATVSFVKRIWTGVLSWFGEPNLPLYEDIGLNNGRAYPEVQSALRGSNRSIVRVNSAGETIVSVAIPVQRFRVVRGALLLSTQGGDIDKVITAERWTMIRLFIVFFAVMLVLSLFLARQIAEPMRRLAEAAQRVRRGIKSRQEIPDFTERSDEIGHLSGSLRDMTSALYARIDAIESFAADVAHELKNPLTSLRSAVETLPIARTDESRGRLLDVIKHDVRRLDRLISDISDASRLDAELARADMGDVDLVQLVQAVVSVANEVNRADKVKFTIDVAPSDEPNAYHVLGHDSRLGQVVTNLIDNARSFSPPGGNVRVALRSVRDMGRAKELEDGVEIIVDDDGPGIPAHAFERIFERFYTDRPNQGFGQNSGLGLSISRQIIEAHGGHIRALNRTASSDGEIRGARFVVWLPVGK is encoded by the coding sequence ATGAGCGTCGAAGCACAGGATGGCGAGATTCCGGCAACGGCCTCTGCGCCGGCTCCGCGCCGTCGCAGTTTGGCGGGCCGAACACGACTGCTGCGGCGTACGCTCGCGGCGCCCTTCGCCTCGTCGCTCACGCGCCGCATCGTGGCGCTCAACCTCGGTGGCCTCGTCGCGCTGCTGATCGGGTTTCTCTATCTCAACCAGTTTCGCGAAGGCCTGATCGACGCGCGTATCGAGACGCTGAAGACCCAGGGCGAAATCATCGCTGCGGCCATTTCAGCCTCCGCCACCGTCGAGACCGACAGCATCACCGTTGATCCGGAAAAGCTGCTGCAACTGGCGCCGGGCCAAAGCACGGGCCCTGGCGAAGACAGCGATGCGCTGGAGTTTTCCATCAATCCCGACAGCATCGGCCCGGTGCTGCGCCGCCTCGTCGGGCCAACCCGCACCCGCGCCCGCATCTACGACCGCGACGGCTATCTGCTGCTCGACTCCCGCTCGATGACCGATCGCTCGACGATCCTGCGCTTCGACTTGCCCGATGGCGGCAAGGAGGAAGCGACGGTCAGTTTCGTGAAGCGGATATGGACAGGGGTGTTGAGTTGGTTCGGCGAACCGAACCTTCCCCTCTACGAGGATATCGGCCTCAACAATGGCCGTGCCTATCCCGAGGTGCAGTCGGCCTTGCGCGGGTCCAATCGCTCGATCGTGCGCGTCAACTCCGCCGGCGAAACCATCGTGTCGGTGGCCATTCCGGTGCAGCGTTTCCGTGTCGTGCGTGGCGCACTGCTGCTCTCCACCCAAGGCGGCGATATCGACAAGGTGATCACGGCGGAACGTTGGACGATGATCCGGCTGTTCATCGTCTTCTTCGCCGTCATGCTGGTGCTGTCGCTGTTCCTGGCGCGGCAAATCGCCGAGCCGATGCGGCGTCTGGCCGAAGCCGCTCAGCGCGTCCGGCGCGGCATTAAATCGCGTCAGGAGATTCCTGATTTCACCGAGCGCTCCGATGAAATCGGCCATCTCTCGGGATCTCTGCGCGACATGACCTCGGCGCTTTACGCTCGTATCGACGCGATCGAGAGTTTCGCCGCCGACGTGGCGCATGAGTTGAAAAATCCGCTGACTTCGCTGCGCAGCGCCGTTGAGACATTACCGATCGCCCGCACCGATGAATCGCGCGGCCGTCTGCTCGATGTCATCAAGCATGACGTGCGCCGGCTCGATCGGTTGATCAGCGATATTTCCGATGCCTCGCGCCTCGACGCCGAATTGGCGCGCGCCGATATGGGGGATGTCGATCTGGTGCAGTTGGTGCAGGCTGTTGTCAGTGTCGCCAACGAGGTGAACCGCGCTGACAAGGTGAAATTCACCATCGACGTGGCGCCAAGCGACGAGCCCAACGCCTATCACGTCCTCGGTCATGATTCGCGTCTGGGGCAGGTGGTCACCAATCTCATCGACAATGCGCGCTCCTTCTCGCCGCCCGGTGGCAATGTGCGCGTCGCTTTGCGCAGTGTACGCGACATGGGTCGCGCCAAAGAACTCGAGGACGGCGTCGAGATCATCGTCGACGATGACGGGCCGGGGATTCCCGCCCATGCCTTCGAGCGTATTTTCGAGCGCTTCTATACCGACCGGCCGAACCAGGGCTTTGGCCAGAACTCGGGGCTCGGATTGTCGATCTCTCGTCAGATCATCGAAGCCCACGGCGGCCATATCCGTGCCCTGAACCGCACCGCCTCTAGCGACGGGGAAATCCGCGGCGCACGGTTCGTCGTCTGGCTGCCGGTCGGCAAATGA
- a CDS encoding response regulator transcription factor, whose translation MPTIALVDDDRNILTSVSIALEGEGYRVQTYNDGASALDGLRTNPPDLAIFDIKMPRMDGMELLRRLRQKSDLPVIFLTSKDEEIDELFGLKMGADDFIRKPFSQRLLVERVKAILRRFNPKEAATAKETEARILERGQLKMDPERHTCTWNNEQVTLTVTEFLILQALAQRPGVVKSRNALMDAAYDDQVYVDDRTIDSHIKRLRKKFKVVDDNFEMIETLYGVGYRFKEA comes from the coding sequence ATGCCGACCATCGCGCTTGTAGACGACGATCGCAACATTCTGACTTCCGTGTCCATCGCCCTTGAGGGTGAAGGCTACCGGGTCCAGACCTATAACGACGGCGCCAGCGCTCTCGATGGTTTGCGCACCAATCCGCCTGATCTCGCCATCTTCGATATCAAGATGCCGCGCATGGACGGAATGGAACTGCTGCGCCGCCTGCGTCAGAAGTCCGATCTGCCCGTCATCTTCCTCACCTCCAAGGACGAGGAAATCGACGAGCTGTTCGGCCTGAAAATGGGCGCCGACGATTTCATCCGCAAACCCTTTTCCCAGCGTCTGCTGGTCGAGCGCGTCAAGGCGATCTTGCGCCGCTTCAACCCGAAGGAAGCCGCCACCGCCAAGGAAACCGAGGCGCGGATCCTCGAGCGCGGTCAGCTCAAAATGGACCCGGAGCGTCACACCTGCACCTGGAACAATGAGCAGGTCACGCTCACCGTCACCGAATTCCTGATCCTCCAGGCCCTGGCCCAGCGCCCGGGTGTGGTCAAAAGTCGCAACGCCCTGATGGATGCGGCCTACGACGATCAGGTTTATGTTGATGACCGGACAATCGACAGCCACATCAAGCGGCTGCGCAAGAAGTTCAAGGTTGTGGACGACAACTTTGAAATGATCGAGACGCTGTATGGCGTTGGCTACCGCTTCAAGGAAGCGTAA
- a CDS encoding DUF2470 domain-containing protein, protein MPADTVPSAEPRPTVPEGYDAIAVSKGLLRSIRAGALATLAKDGFPFSTLVNVATDYDGTPILLLSGLAIHTRNLATDARASLLLAETGKGDPLAHPRLTITGTVRKSASEAERDRLKQRFLGRHPKSQLYADFADFGFYRLEMANIHLNGGFARAADFESTALRTSLDGADSMIAAEASAIAHMNSDHTEAVRLYATKLRRAADGPWRISGIDPEGVDLAWGESTERVTFQSPVLTAEALHRTLVQLAVAARSEN, encoded by the coding sequence ATGCCAGCCGATACCGTCCCATCTGCCGAGCCGCGCCCGACCGTGCCGGAGGGGTACGACGCCATCGCCGTGTCGAAGGGGCTCTTGCGCAGTATCCGCGCCGGCGCCCTGGCGACGCTGGCCAAGGACGGCTTTCCGTTCTCGACGTTGGTCAATGTCGCGACCGATTACGATGGCACGCCGATCCTGCTGCTGTCGGGACTGGCCATCCACACGCGCAATCTGGCCACCGATGCGCGCGCGTCCCTGCTCTTGGCTGAGACCGGCAAGGGTGATCCGCTGGCCCATCCGCGCCTGACCATCACCGGCACCGTGCGCAAAAGCGCCAGCGAGGCCGAACGCGATCGCTTGAAGCAACGCTTCCTTGGCCGCCATCCGAAATCCCAGCTCTATGCCGATTTCGCCGATTTCGGTTTCTACCGGCTCGAAATGGCGAACATCCACCTCAACGGCGGGTTCGCACGGGCCGCCGATTTCGAGAGCACAGCACTGCGCACGTCACTCGACGGCGCCGATTCGATGATCGCGGCTGAAGCCTCGGCCATCGCCCATATGAACAGCGATCATACGGAGGCGGTGCGACTCTACGCCACAAAGCTCCGCCGGGCGGCCGACGGCCCGTGGCGGATCAGCGGCATCGACCCCGAGGGCGTCGATCTCGCCTGGGGCGAAAGCACAGAACGAGTGACGTTTCAAAGCCCTGTCCTGACTGCGGAGGCGCTTCACCGGACGCTCGTGCAGCTCGCCGTTGCAGCGCGGAGCGAGAATTGA
- a CDS encoding phosphoenolpyruvate carboxykinase, translating to MKQVGAFNTSYGVDKFGLKNLGTVFYNLHAPMLYEESIRRAEAVVMPGGAINAETGIHTGRSPKDKHTVRDALTEDKVWWANNNSITPDQFEVLLQDFLKHAEGKDLFVQDLHGGADPSFRVKSRVITEFAWHSLFIRNLLIRPDKTELAAYVPDLTIIDLPSFKADPKRHGCKSETVIALDFSRKIVLIGGTNYAGEMKKSVFTWLNWTLPAQNVLPMHASANVGDDGDVAIFFGLSGTGKTTLSQDPDRTLIGDDEHGWGKDGVFNFEGGCYAKAIRLSREAEPEIYATTERFGTVLENVVYDPLTREPDFDSEAKTENTRVAYPLDFISNASSSGRAGQPKNIIMLTCDAFGVLPPIAKLDPAQAMYHFLSGYTAKVAGTEKGVTGPEATFSTCFGHPFLPLHPSVYGNMLRDLIAKHSVDCWLVNTGWTGGKEGVGRRMPIRVTRRLLTAALDGSLSKATFRTDPYFGLAVPTSVPGVEPHILEPVKTWSNKAEFASTAKHLVEMFRKNFVTFESHVDAKVREAAPFSRLAAE from the coding sequence ATGAAACAGGTGGGCGCGTTCAACACCTCCTACGGGGTTGATAAATTTGGCCTCAAAAATCTCGGCACCGTATTTTACAATCTACATGCGCCGATGCTGTACGAAGAATCGATCCGCCGCGCTGAAGCGGTGGTCATGCCAGGTGGGGCGATCAACGCGGAAACCGGCATCCACACGGGCCGCTCGCCAAAAGACAAACACACCGTCCGCGACGCGCTCACCGAGGACAAAGTCTGGTGGGCCAATAACAATTCGATCACTCCGGACCAGTTCGAGGTTCTCCTCCAAGACTTCCTCAAACATGCCGAAGGCAAGGACCTGTTCGTCCAGGACCTCCACGGCGGCGCCGATCCCTCTTTCCGGGTCAAATCGCGCGTCATCACCGAATTCGCTTGGCATTCGCTGTTCATCCGCAATCTGCTGATCCGTCCCGACAAGACCGAACTCGCCGCTTACGTTCCTGATCTGACGATCATCGACCTGCCCTCGTTCAAGGCCGACCCGAAGCGCCACGGCTGCAAGAGCGAAACCGTCATCGCCCTCGATTTCTCCCGCAAGATCGTCCTCATCGGCGGCACCAACTACGCCGGCGAAATGAAGAAGTCGGTCTTCACCTGGCTGAACTGGACCCTGCCGGCGCAGAACGTCTTGCCGATGCACGCCTCCGCCAATGTCGGCGACGATGGCGACGTGGCGATCTTCTTCGGCCTGTCGGGCACCGGCAAGACGACCCTGTCCCAGGATCCCGACCGCACGCTGATCGGCGACGATGAGCACGGCTGGGGCAAGGACGGCGTCTTCAACTTCGAAGGTGGCTGCTACGCCAAGGCGATCCGCCTGTCGCGAGAAGCCGAGCCCGAGATTTACGCCACGACCGAGCGCTTCGGCACGGTGCTGGAAAACGTCGTCTACGACCCGCTGACCCGCGAGCCTGACTTCGACAGCGAAGCCAAGACCGAGAACACCCGCGTCGCCTATCCGCTCGACTTCATCTCGAATGCGTCGAGCTCCGGCCGCGCCGGCCAGCCCAAGAACATCATCATGCTGACCTGCGACGCCTTCGGCGTGCTGCCGCCGATCGCCAAGCTCGATCCGGCCCAGGCCATGTATCACTTCCTCTCCGGCTACACCGCGAAAGTGGCCGGCACCGAGAAGGGTGTCACCGGTCCGGAAGCGACGTTCTCGACCTGCTTCGGCCATCCGTTCCTGCCGCTGCATCCGTCCGTCTACGGCAACATGCTGCGCGATCTGATCGCCAAGCATTCGGTCGATTGCTGGCTGGTCAACACCGGCTGGACCGGCGGCAAGGAAGGCGTTGGCCGTCGCATGCCGATCCGCGTCACCCGCCGTCTGCTCACCGCCGCTCTCGATGGCTCACTGAGCAAGGCGACCTTCCGCACCGACCCCTATTTCGGCCTCGCCGTGCCGACCTCGGTGCCGGGCGTCGAGCCGCATATCCTCGAGCCGGTGAAGACCTGGTCGAACAAGGCGGAGTTCGCCTCGACCGCGAAGCATCTCGTCGAAATGTTCCGCAAGAACTTCGTCACCTTCGAGAGCCATGTCGACGCCAAGGTGCGCGAAGCCGCACCGTTCTCGCGCCTCGCCGCGGAATAA
- a CDS encoding acyl-CoA dehydrogenase codes for MSSSASAAAPTSHADRAAFSWEDPFLIEDQLQEDERMIRDAARAYAQDKLLPRVVDAYAKETIDHDLIPEMGELGLLGVTIPEEYGAAGANYVAYGLVAREIERVDSGYRSTLSVQSSLVMHPIYAYGDNQQKQKYLPKLASGKMIGCFGLTEPDAGSDPGGMKTRAEKVSDGYRLTGSKMWISNAPVADLFVVWAKSDAHKGEIKGFLIEKGTKGLSAPKIDGKLSLRTSVTGEIVMDGVVIPEENLLPNVSGLKGPFGCLNRARYGIAWGAMGAAEDCWHRARQYTLDRKQFGRPLAATQLVQKKLADMQTEITLGLQACLRVGRLFDEGRAAPEAISLIKRNNAGKALDIARVARDMHGGNGIHGEYHVMRHLQNLETVNTYEGAHDVHALILGRAQTGLQAFF; via the coding sequence GTGTCCTCATCCGCATCCGCCGCCGCTCCGACCTCGCACGCCGACCGTGCTGCCTTCTCCTGGGAAGATCCGTTCCTGATCGAGGACCAGTTGCAGGAAGACGAGCGGATGATTCGCGACGCGGCCCGCGCCTATGCCCAGGACAAACTGCTGCCGCGCGTCGTCGATGCCTATGCGAAAGAGACGATTGACCACGACCTCATCCCCGAAATGGGCGAGCTCGGCCTGCTCGGCGTGACGATCCCTGAGGAATATGGCGCGGCTGGCGCCAATTACGTCGCCTACGGTCTCGTAGCGCGTGAAATCGAGCGGGTCGATTCCGGCTATCGCTCGACCCTGAGCGTTCAATCTTCCCTCGTCATGCATCCGATCTATGCCTATGGCGACAACCAGCAGAAGCAGAAATACCTGCCCAAGCTCGCCAGCGGCAAAATGATCGGCTGTTTCGGCCTTACCGAGCCCGACGCTGGTTCCGATCCGGGTGGCATGAAGACGCGCGCCGAAAAGGTCTCCGACGGCTATCGCCTCACTGGCTCGAAAATGTGGATTTCCAATGCACCGGTCGCCGATCTCTTCGTCGTCTGGGCGAAGTCGGACGCGCACAAGGGCGAGATCAAGGGCTTCCTGATCGAGAAGGGCACGAAGGGCCTGTCCGCGCCGAAGATCGATGGCAAGCTGTCGCTGCGCACCTCGGTGACCGGCGAAATCGTCATGGATGGCGTCGTCATTCCGGAAGAAAACCTGTTGCCGAATGTCTCGGGTCTGAAAGGCCCGTTCGGCTGCCTCAACCGCGCCCGCTACGGCATCGCCTGGGGCGCCATGGGCGCGGCGGAAGATTGCTGGCACCGCGCGCGCCAGTACACGCTCGACCGCAAGCAGTTCGGCCGGCCGCTGGCCGCCACCCAGCTGGTGCAGAAAAAGCTCGCCGACATGCAGACGGAGATCACGCTTGGCCTGCAGGCCTGCCTGCGCGTCGGTCGTCTCTTTGACGAAGGCCGCGCCGCGCCGGAAGCCATCTCGCTCATCAAGCGCAACAATGCCGGCAAGGCCTTGGACATCGCCCGCGTCGCCCGTGACATGCACGGCGGCAACGGCATCCATGGCGAATATCACGTCATGCGCCATCTCCAGAACCTGGAGACGGTCAACACCTATGAAGGCGCACACGACGTGCACGCGCTGATCCTCGGTCGCGCGCAGACGGGCTTGCAGGCATTCTTTTAA